Proteins encoded within one genomic window of Triticum aestivum cultivar Chinese Spring chromosome 2D, IWGSC CS RefSeq v2.1, whole genome shotgun sequence:
- the LOC123052689 gene encoding E3 ubiquitin-protein ligase At4g11680 yields MASTSPVAPATPRRPRPSSPTSLATANGVGWLPSLRSAARFLQRMGSRRLMREPSMAVRETAAEHLEERQADWAYSKPVVVLDVLWNLAFVAVAAAVLAASLTERPAGPLCFLLAGYVL; encoded by the coding sequence ATGGCGTCCACCTCCCCGGTCGCTCCGGCGACTCCTCGCCGTCCTCGCCCCTCCTCCCCGACCTCCCTCGCGACGGCTAACGGCGTCGGGTGGCTGCCGAGCCTCCGCAGCGCAGCGCGGTTCCTACAACGCATGGGCAGCCGCCGCCTGATGCGTGAGCCGTCGATGGCAGTGCGGGAGACGGCGGCGGAGCACCTCGAGGAGCGCCAGGCTGACTGGGCCTACTCCAAGCCTGTCGTCGTGCTTGACGTGCTCTGGAATCTCGCTTTCGTCGCTGTGGCAGCAGCCGTTCTCGCCGCCTCCCTCACGGAGCGCCCCGCCGGCCCACTCTGCTTCTTGCTTGCCGGTTACGTGCTGTAG